The nucleotide sequence GAAGAAGACCATCAGTCCGGAGACCTCGTGGCCACCATGACGGTGACGAGGCGGCACGACCTGACCGACGTGCAGTGGGCGGCGGGCTGACCACGAAACCGCACCTGGCGTGTGAGCAGGGCCAGAAGCCGCTGTCGATGGTGGTGACGGCCGGGCAGCGGCGACGGGCTGACGAGCACCTTGCCGAGCTGGCGGCAACTGTTCGGGGCCTCATCGACTGACTCGCATCGCCTCTGCCACTACTGGCCGCCCGGTGGCAGCGACACTTGTCGGATCCGCATGTTCGGCCTCGACAAGCGGCCTGGCGGTCCCGACGGTACGACTTGCTTGTTCCACAGCTTCGTCGGTTGAACGTCTGATGCCGCTGTCTGCGAGCCTCGCCTCGGCGCAGCCCAGCCGGCGAAGCCCTCAGCCCGGGCGCTCAACATAAGTTTCCATTAGGTCTGGTTCAAGAAACCCGCATTTCCGCCTGCTGGGTTTGGCCCGGGAACGGACCGGTCCATACGGTGTGCGTGCGGCGTACGGGCTGACCCGCGTGGCACCGACCTCGACTCGTAGGCGTCGTCGAGGTCGCAGCCACCGAAGACGGTCGTTCGTCACGGCAGCCGGAACCCCCACCGGTCCGAGCCGCAGCGCACAGACTTCAGGAGGTTCATACACATGCGACGGTCGCACCGCGGTCGCTCCTCCACCGACAACGGCCAGCGCCGCCGCCTCCTCGCCGTGGCTGCCGCCCTCGCTGTTTTCGGTGGTCTGGTCGGTGTCACCCAGATATCCAACGCGGAGAGCCAGCAGGCCGCCCCCGGCTGCGAGCCCACCTCGTCGCCGCCGTCGGCCGGTGCCGCGGAACGGCCCGGCACGGGCGGTGACGGTGACGCCGCCAGCCCCGGCGCGACGGAGACGGCCACCCCGCCCGGGTCCGACGAGGAGTGCGCGGAACAGGAGGGCGGCACGCGGCCGCCCGCGACGGCAACCGCCACCCCCGGCGGCAACCCGCCGGCCGGCGGTGGCCTGGACGCGCTCGGCAACGACTGCAAGGGCAGCGACCTTCAGGCGCACACCGGTTTCCAGGACGGCGGCAGGTGCGTCCCGACCGCATTCGGTGAGGTGGGCTCCGCCGAGCAGAATCCGACACTGCTGATCAGCGAGGCTCCGCGGCGGGTTCGGGAGGGGCAGCCGTTCCGGCTGGTCGTGAGTACCCGCAACCTGGTCCGGGACCGGTTCCTGCCCGCCGCCCGGGGCGGCTACTACCTGGAGTCCTCGCTGCTCAACGAGGACGGCCTGGTCCGGGGGCACTTCCACACCGCGTGCCGGATGCTGACCAGCACCAGCGAGGCGGCCGACCCGGCTCCGGTGCCGGCGTTCTTCGTCGCGACCGAGGACGGCAAGGGCGGCGAGGACCCCGACTCCGTGATCGTCGAGGTGCCGGGGCTGCCCGCCGGTCTTGCGCAGTGCTCGTCGTGGGCCGGCGACGGTTCGCACCGGATCCCGATGATGGTCCGGGCCAACCAGATCCCGGCGCTCGACTCGGTCCGCATCCTGGTCCAGCCGGCGCCTCAGGAGCAGCCACCGGCGGAGGAGCCGGGCAACGAGCAACCGCCGGCCGAGGAACCCGGCAACGAGCAGCCACCGGCCGAGCAGCCCGGCAACGAGCAGCCACCGGCCGGCGAGCCGGGTGACCAGGGGCCGGCCGGCGGCAACCCCGGCGGTGGCCAGCCGCCGGCCGAGCAGCCCGGCAACGAGCAACCGCCGGCCGGCAACCCCGGCGGCCAGCAGCCACCGGCCGAGCAGCCCGGTGACGACGCCCCAGGTCAGCAGCCGGGCCGGGACGACCAGTCCGACAACGACCAGGCGCCGACCGGACAGAAGCCGACCCCGCAGAAGCCGGCGGGCGACGCGGCCCGGCCGACCACCCCGGCCACCGAGCCGGTGGCCGAGGAGTCGCCGGAGGGCGGGACCAACGTCGCCCAGGCTCCGCCGGGCGGCGGCAACGCCGAGACGGCGGGTGGCGGTGGCGGGCTGGCGCTGACCGGTGCGAACACGATCGCCTTCCTCGGCGTCGGTGTCGCGCTGCTGATCGCCGGTGCGGCCTTCCTCTTCCTGAGCCGGCGGCGCCGGACGGTACGCCGCTGACCCGCCCGCGCGGGTAGGGATCGAACACGGCAGGTGCGGCCTCTGATCGGGGGCCGCACCTGCCGTTCGTCGTCACTGCGCCGACCGACAGGTTCTGGCCGGACAAGCGATTAT is from Micromonospora sp. WMMD1102 and encodes:
- a CDS encoding LPXTG cell wall anchor domain-containing protein translates to MRRSHRGRSSTDNGQRRRLLAVAAALAVFGGLVGVTQISNAESQQAAPGCEPTSSPPSAGAAERPGTGGDGDAASPGATETATPPGSDEECAEQEGGTRPPATATATPGGNPPAGGGLDALGNDCKGSDLQAHTGFQDGGRCVPTAFGEVGSAEQNPTLLISEAPRRVREGQPFRLVVSTRNLVRDRFLPAARGGYYLESSLLNEDGLVRGHFHTACRMLTSTSEAADPAPVPAFFVATEDGKGGEDPDSVIVEVPGLPAGLAQCSSWAGDGSHRIPMMVRANQIPALDSVRILVQPAPQEQPPAEEPGNEQPPAEEPGNEQPPAEQPGNEQPPAGEPGDQGPAGGNPGGGQPPAEQPGNEQPPAGNPGGQQPPAEQPGDDAPGQQPGRDDQSDNDQAPTGQKPTPQKPAGDAARPTTPATEPVAEESPEGGTNVAQAPPGGGNAETAGGGGGLALTGANTIAFLGVGVALLIAGAAFLFLSRRRRTVRR